Proteins from a genomic interval of Balaenoptera musculus isolate JJ_BM4_2016_0621 chromosome 16, mBalMus1.pri.v3, whole genome shotgun sequence:
- the ATP5MD gene encoding ATP synthase membrane subunit DAPIT, mitochondrial, translated as MAGPETDAQYQFTGIKKYFNSYTLTGRMNCVLATYGGIALIVLYFKLRSKKTPAVKAT; from the exons atggCAGGTCCAGAAACTGATGCCCAGTACCAATTCACTggtatcaaaaaatatttcaactctTACACTCTCACAGGGAGAATGAAT tgtGTACTGGCCACATACGGAGGTATTGCTTTGATAGTTTTATACTTTAAGTTAAGGTCTAAAAAAACTCCAGCTGTGAAAGCAACATAA